GAGCCGGGACCGCGGGTCGGCGACGACGTCGGCCACCGCCCCGTGCTCGGCGATTCGGCCGTGCTCGAGGAGCGTGACGGAGTCGCACACCTCGCGGACCACCGACATCTCGTGGGTGATGATGAGGACGGTGAGACCGAGGCGGTCCCGCACGTCACGGATGAGCCCGAGGATCTGCCGCGTGGTGTCCGCGTCCAGCGCCGACGTGGGCTCGTCGCACAGGAGCACGGCCGGGTCGGCCGCGAGCGCCCGGGCGATGCCCACCCGCTGCTTCTGGCCGCCGGACAGCTGCGCCGGGTAGGCGTCGGCACGGTGCGTGAGCCCGACGAGCTCGAGGAGCTCGCGGACCCGCTCCGCCTGGCGCGCCCGGGGCACCTTCGCCACGCGCAGCGGGTAGGCGACGTTCTCCGCGGCCGTGCGGGCCTCGAGGAGGTTGACGTGCTGGAAGACCATCCCGATCCGCCGGCGCTGCGCGCGCAGGGCGCGCTCCCCGAGCGCGGCGAGGTCGGCGCCGTCGATGACGACGCTGCCGGACGTGGGGCGCTCGAGCGCCGTGAGGCACCGGATGAGGGTGGACTTCCCGGCGCCGGACTCCCCGACGATCCCGTGGATGCGGCCGCGTTCGACGTGCAGGTCGATGCCGTCGAGGGCCACGACCTCACCCCCGCGGGCGGGGTAGACCTTGCGCAGGCCGGACAGGGTGATCACAGGCTCGCCTCCATCGGTCCTGGCGGGAGCACCCGTCTGCGGTGCACGGAGGCACGCGGGTTGCTGCAGCGTCGACGAGCCAGGTCTCTCGGCTGCTCTGGATGGTCCGGAAATGGTAGGCCGCGGGCGACGGCCGTCCCGAGAAGTGTCTCAGCATGTGGGAAACGCCGGCTGTCGTCGTCCCGGTTCGCCCCCGGCGCCGCCGTTCGTCATGCTGGGCCGCAGCGACGGGCAGCCCGGCGCGCACGGGGCGCACGGGCGCGCACGACGAGCGGGGGGCGGTGGCGGATGGCAGCCGAGGGGGCGGCGCGGCGCCGGCTGAGCGCGGAGGTGTGGATCGTCCTCGGGCTGTCCGTGGGGCAGTCCGCGGTCTACGCGCTCGTCCAGATCTACGCCCGGCTCACCGCTGAGACGCCGCTGGGCGCGCAGTCCACGGCCCTCAACCCCTCCCGCTCGCCCCGCCCCTACCTGGACCTCACGTACCAGCTCCTCAACATCGGTTTCTCGCTGGTCCCCGTCCTCCTCGTGCTCTTCCTCCTGTCCGAGCCCGGCCGGCGGGCCACCGCCCGCATCGGGCTGGACCGGACCCGTCCCGTCCGCGACCTCGGCGCCGGCCTCGCCCTGGCGGCCCTCATCGGCCTGCCGGGCCTCGCGCTCTACGCCGCCGGGCGGGCCCTGGGGATCACCGTGGAGATCCAGGCCGCCGCCCTCGACAGCACGTGGTGGGCCGTCCCCGTCCTCATCCTCGCCGCGCTGCGCAACGGCCTGCTCGAGGAGGTCATCGCCGTCGGGTACCTCATCGAGCGGCTCGAGCAGCTCGGCTGGCGCCCCGCCGCCGTCGTCGCCGCCAGCGCCCTGCTGCGCGGCGCCTACCACCTCTACCAGGGCATCGGGCCGTTCTTCGGCAACGTCGCCATGGGAGTCGTCTTCGCGCTGTACTACCTGCGCCGACGCCGGACCATGCCGCTCGTCGTCGCCCACACGCTCATCGACGTCGTGGCGTTCGTCGGCTACACGCTGCTGCCCGAGGCGTGGCTGGAGGCGCTGCGGCTCACCTGAGCCCACGGGGTGCCCCCCGACGGGCCGCGCTCGACGGGTGGACCTCCCGGATCCGCGGCGCGGTGCGCCGTAGACTCCCCGCCATGACGGCGCCGGCGCAGGAGGAGGGCCGCCAGTCCCCCCGAGGCGCCCGCACGCCCCGCCGCGGGGTGCTCCTCGTCGACGTGCCGGAGACGCGCGTGCGCCGCCCCGGCGACCTCGTCGAGCTCATCCTCTCGGGCGTGGGGATCGGCATGGTGCTGCTCCTCGCCGTCTACGCCCACGGGACGGCGCTCGGGGTGACCGAGGACGTGCAGTCCGCGGCGGGCCTCGTGCTGCGCGAGCTGCTGCTCCTGCCGGTCACCGTGCTCGAGGGCCTGGTGACGTTCTTCCTCCCACCCGTGATCATCGTGCTGCAGCTGGTCAAGCGGCGCTGGCGGGTGGTCCTGGAGGCCGTCCTCGCGGCCGTCGTCGCGGCGCTCGTCGCCACGCTCGCCATCTGGCTCCTCAACACCTTCGACCCCCGGGCCCTCACCGTCGGCCTCACCATCACCGTCGGTGGCGACCGCGTCATCGCGCTCAACCCCTACTCGGCCGCCCTGGCCGCGTTCTTCACGGCGCTGGGCACCCGCTCCCAGCGCCCGTCCCTGCGGTGGTCGTGGAACCTCCTGTGGGTCGTCCTCGGCCTGGCCGTCATCCGCGGCCAGCTCACCCTCCCCGGCGCGGTCGTCACCGTGCTCCTGGGCCGGGCGGTCGGCCTGGGCGCCCGGTACGCCGTCGGCGTGCTCAGCGACCGGGCCAACGGCATCGGCCTCGTCCGGGGGTTGCGGCGGGCGGGGCTGGACCCGGTCCGCGTGGTGCGGCTGGACCCTGCCCGCCCCGGCGCGGAGCCCCGGGCGTGGACGGTGACGACGTCAGCCCCCATCGGCTACACCGAGCGGGCGGAGCCGCTCACGGAGGAAACGGTCGACGGCGCGCGGGAGGCGGTCCCGGGCCGGCCGCCGGACACCATCGACCTCGACCCGACGACCGACGCGGCCGCCGCCGTCGCCGCCGCGGCGCCCCGGTCGGGCGTGACGCTCGACCCCGTCGGCGCCCACCGGGTGTACTCCGCCTGGGACGTCGAGGGCACCCGGTGGTACGTCGCCGTGCTCGACGGCCACCGCCAGGTCGTCGGGTACCTCGCCTCGCTGTGGACTGCGCTGCGCATGCGCGGCCTCGACCATCGCCGCTCCGCGACCCTGCGCGACGCCGCCGACCGCGCCGCCCTGCTCACCTACGCCGTGTGCGACGCCGGCGTGCGCACGCCCCTGCTCGCCGGCATCGCCGTCGCCCAGGACTCCGTGCTCATGACCTCGCGGCACGTCCCCCGGGCCCGCCGGCTGCCCGAGCTCACGCCCGAGGAGATCGACGACGCCCTCCTCGACGAGCTGTGGTCCCAGCTGCGCCGCGCCCACAGCCGGGGGGTCGCTCACCGCGACCTCACCGCCAACGCGATCCTCGTCGACGACGACCGCCAGGTGTGGCTCCTCGACTGGGAGCACGGCGAGATCGCCTCCTCCGAGCTCTCCCGGCGCCTCGACCTCGCCCAGCTCCTCACCCTCCTCGCCGTGCAGATCGGCCCCGAACGGGCCCTCGCCAGCGCCGCCCGGAACCTCGAGACCGACGAGCTGGCGGCCATCGCGCCCCTGCTCCAGCCGGTGGTGCTGCCCGCCCAGACGCGCTCGTCGACCGTCAACCACCGCGAGCTGCTCAACGCCCTGCGCGCCGAGCTCGTCGACCTGGTCCCCACCGCCACCGTCGAGCCGGTGCGGCTCGAACGGTTCAGCGTGCGCACCGTGGTCATGGTGACCATCGCCGTCATCGCCATCTGGGTCCTGCTCGGCACGCTCAACTTCGAGCAGGTGGCCGAGGCCGCGCGCGACGCGAACCCGGTGTGGCTCGTCGTCGCCTTCGGGCTGGGCCTGAGCACCTACGTGGGGGCCGCCATGACGCTCCTCGCGTTCTCCCCGGAACGGCTCGGGGTGTGGCGCACGACCCTCGTGCAGGTCGCCGCGTCCGTCATCTCGCTGGTCGCCCCGGCGGGCGTGGGGCCGGCCGCGCTCAACATCCGCTTCCTCACCCGGCGCAAGGTCGAGACGCCCATCGCCGTCGCGACCGTGGCGCTCGTCCAGGTCACCCAGTTCGTCACCACCATCCTCCTGCTCGTCACCGTTGCCCTCGTCACGGGCAGCGCGGGGACGCTGTCGTTCCCCACGGACGGGGTGGGGATCGCGGCCGGCGCGGTCATCCTCCTCGCCGGCGTGACGATGCTCGTGGCGCCGCTGCGCACCTGGATCTGGAGGAAGATCGGGCCGACGCTGAGCCAGGTGTGGCCGCGCGTCCTGTGGGTGGTGGGCAACCCCCGCCGCCTGGCCATCGGCATCGCCGGCAACATCGTCATGACCGTGGGGTTCATCGCCGCGTTCGGTGCCTCGCTGGCGGCGTTCGGCTACACCTTGTCGCTGACCTCGCTCTCCATCACGTACCTCACCAGCAACGCCGTCGGCGCCGCCGTGCCGTCCCCCGGCGGCATCGGCCCCGTCGAGGCGGCCCTCACCGCGGGCCTGTCGGTGGCGGGCATCCCCGCCGGCGTCGCGTTCTCCGCCGCGCTCGTCTTCCGGGTGCTCACGTTCTGGATCCGCGTGCCCATCGGGTGGGTGGCGCTGCGGCACCTGCAGCGCCGCGGCGACCTCTAGCGTCCCGCCCGACGTCGGCCCAACGTCGGGACCCATCCCCCTGCCCGAGCCGCGGTGGGCTCGGTAAGGTGCGTGCGGCGGCGCACGGGAGGGGCACCCGGCCCGCGAACCCAGCGCGGGAGGTGCGATGAGCACGGCCAACGAGGCGACGCCGGCGGCGGTCCGCCGCGCAGCGCCCGCGCCAGGCGCCGGGCGCCGGTTCCCCGCCGCCCGCCAGCGGGCCGGCCGCCGGTTCCCCACCCCGCGCCATCCGGAGGCCTGGGTCCTCGCCGGGGTGACGGCAGCGGTGTACTGGCTCATCGCCGTCATCCAGTGGCGGCGGTTCGAGTCGCCGTCATGGGACCTGGGGATCTTCACCCAGCTCGCCAAGGCCTACGCCGACCTCGGCGCGCCGATCGTCCCCATCAAGGGCGAGGGCTTCAACCTCCTCGGCGACCACTTCCACCCCGTGCTCGTCCTCCTCGGCCCCGTCTACCGGCTGTTCCCCTCGGGCCTGACGCTCCTCGTGGTCCAGGCGCTCCTCATCGCCGTCTCCGTCGTCCCCCTCACCCGGGTCGCCGTCGACCGGCTCGGCCGCCGGGCGGGCGTCGCCGTCGGCGTCGCCTACGCCTTCTCGTTCGGCATCCAGGGGGCGGTCGGCGCCCAGTTCCACGAGATCGCGTTCGCGCTCCCCCTCCTCGCCCTCGCCCTCGAGGCGTTCCTGCGCGGCCGCTGGACGGTGTGCGCGCTCTGGGCGGCGCCCCTGGTGCTCGTCAAGGAGGACCTGGGGCTCACGGTCGCCGTGCTGGGGTTCGTCCTCGTCCTGCGCGGAGCTCGCCGCGAGGGCCTCGCCCTGGCGGTGTGGGGCGTGGTGTGGTTCCTCCTCGCGGTGCAGGTGATCCTCCCGGCGCTCAACCCGCGCGGCCAGTGGGACTACACGGACCGCCTCACGCTCGGCGACGTCGCCGGCGACCCGCTCGGGACGATCGCCGCGGTGTTCACCCCGGGTCAGAAGATCGTCACGGCCCTCATGCTCGTCGGTGTCGCCGGCGTGGTCGGGCTCCGCTCCCCGCTCATGCTCGTCATGGTGCCGACGCTCGCGTGGCGCTTCGTCGGCAACGTCCACTTCTACTGGGGCTGGACGTGGCACTACAACGCCGTCCTCATGCCCGTCGCCATCGCGGCCCTCCTCGACGCCCTCGGCCCCCGGGCCGCGGACGACGACGCGCCTGCCACCCCCACCTCGGGCGACGGCACGCCGGCACCCGGCCCACCGCGCGACCCGCCCGCCGACGGCTCGGTCCCCGCCGCACCGCACGACGACGGCGCCCGAGCCAGCGCCCAGGCCTCCCGCGGACCGGGGCGCGGGCGGGCGGCCGCGGCGATCGCCGTCTCCCTCCTCGTCAGCCTCCTCGCCACGCCCGACCTCGTCCTCGGGCGCCTGGTCGAGGCGGAGTCCTACCGTCCGGCCGAGCGGGCCGAGGCGGCGCAGGGCGCGCTCGACGCCGTCCCCGAGGACGTCACCGTCGCCAGCGACATCGCGCTCCTCGCCTACCTCGTGCCGACGACGACGACCTACTGGTCCGGCAACGGGGACAACCCGGCCACCGAGTACGTCGTCGTCGACCAGCTCAACTCCACGTGGGGCGGCAACGCTCCGCGCGATGCCGCCACCTACGCCGAGGGGAAGCACCCCGGCACCGACTACGAGCTCGTCTACGACGAAGGGGGGTACCAGGTCGCACGCCTGGTCAGCGGACCCTGACCGCGTCCCCACCCGCAGCCGCTGGGCCTTGAGGGGGAGCGCCTATGGTGGCCCCATGACCGCCCCGTCCCGTCCCACCGGTGTCGTCCGCAGCGCCTTCCACGGGCCGGTGCGGCTCGCCCTCGCGACGCTCGCGCTCGTCCTCCTCGCGCTGCCCACGCTCGTCCTGCCCGCTCAGGCTCACGACGCCCTCGTCGCCTCCGAGCCCGCCGACGGCGCCGTGCTGGACGCCTCCCCCGAGCGGGTACGCCTCACCTTCAGCGGTGACGTCCTCGACGTCGGCCCGGTCGTCGTCGTCACCGACGCCGCCGGTGACGTCGTGGCCGACGGGACCCCGGAGGTGGCCGGCCCCGACGTCACGCTGCCGCTCGCCTCGGCCCTGCCCGGCGGCGGGTACGACGTCGCCTGGCGGGTGGTCTCCAACGACGGGCACCCCATCGAGGGCGCCTTCGGGTTCACCGTCACCGGGGTGGCGGCCGAGCCGACCTCCCCGGCCGCAGCGCCCTCCCCGAGTCCCGCGGCCACGCTGGCGGGCTCCACGGACGACGTCGCCCCCACCCAGGACCCGACCAGCGAGACCCCGGGCACCGGGCTGCAGGGGCTGCCCCTGTGGGTCAGGCTCCTCCTCGCGGCGGCCGCGACCGGTGGCGTGGTCGCCCTCATCGTCCTCGTCCTCCGCCAGCTCCGGGAGAACCGCTGACCCCGGTCCGGTTGCACCGTCCCCGGACCCGGGGAAGGCTCAGGTGATCGAGCGACACCGACCTGAAGGAGCTGGCTTCATGAGCACTCACGACGAGGAGCGCGCGGCCGTGCCGGGCACCGAGGAGCGGGCCCCGGGCGACGTGCCCAACCCCGAGACCGGCGTCGGGCTGGGCAACGACGGCGAGGCGAACACCTTCGAGCCGGAGGACGACCCCGATGCGGTCAACCCGGACGACGTCGGCACGGACGACGACGCGACGGCCTAGGCCGCACGGCACCGCCGTGGACCGTGTCCGGCATCACCCCGCCCCCGCTGGGAGGTGCCGGACGCCCCGGCGTAGCGTCGACGGCATGCGACGCACCACACTTGTTTCCGTAGCACTGCTGGCCGGGCTCAGCCTCGCCGGCTGCAGCGACAGCACGACCACGCCCGAGGAGACCGCGACCACCGAGGCCACGGCGACCGCCGAGGCGTCCGCCGAGATCACCAGCTGCGAGGCCTACTACGAGGGCACCGGCACCCCCCTGGCCCAGCGCGCCGCGGCCGCCCGCCAGGCGCTCACCGCCGGCGAGGTGACGGACGACGTCGCCTACGGCGAGATCAACATGCTCGAGCAGCGGATCTCCGACCTCGCCGAGGAGGCCCCGGAGGCCCTCGCCGGCACCTTCGAGGAGATCAACGCCCCCTTCGCCGAGACGGTCGAGCTCTACAACGCCGCCGCCGCGCAGGACCCGCCCGAGGGCGAGGAGGCGCCGGCCTTCGCCGACTTCTCCGCGGTCGACGTCAGCGGTTCCGAGGCGGCCGAGGGCGAGCTCGAGACGGCGTGCACCGACGCCGGCTACGAGGTCCCCGCCTCCTGAGCCGTCCCACCCGACGCCCCGAGAACCCCGCCGGTCCTCGGGGCGTCGTGCGTCTGGGGGCCCTCCGCTCAGCCGACGGCGGCGCCCCGGTCAGGGTCCCCGGCGCCCGCCTCGGCCCCGGCCTGGGCCTCGGGGGCACCGTCGGTGGCGCCGTCCGCCACCGCGTCGACGACCTCGGTGCTGAGCCAGTCGGGGTCGCCGGGGTGGGAGATCACCCAGGCGGCGGCGACGACGGCGCGGCGCACCGCCGCCAGCGGCGCGAGCCGCTCCGCGTAGAGGTAGTGGGCCAGCGCGGCGAAGAACGTGTCACCGGCGCCGGAGGGGTAGCTCACCTCGCCGACGTCGTACGCGGCGACGCGCGCCGGCTCCGCCAGCTCCGGGGTGAGGACGAGGGCGCCGTCGTCGCCGAGCGTCATGACGAGCAGCCGGGCGGTGGACCGGTCCCGCAGGGAGAGCAGCACCTCCTCCTCCCGGCCGTGCACGCGGTCGTTGCACATGGAGACGACGTCGGCGGCGAGGAAGTCCTCGTCGTCGGGGTTCTCCACGCCGCGGACGTCCTGCAGGTCGACCATGACCGGGACCCCCGCGGCCTGTGCCATCCGGACGAGCGGGCGGCACAGGTCGATGTTGCCGAGGACGACGACGTCCGTCGTGAGCAGCGGCTCCTCGAGGTGGTCGGGGTCGAGGAGCGCCGACGGGGCGTCCCCGAGGTCGACGTTGATCTGGCGTCGGCCCATCGGGTCGACGAGGACGACGGCGCGGGGCGTGCGCGGCAGGGTGCGGGAGCACAGCGCGGTGGTCATGCCGAAGCGGAACGCGGCGGCGTCGATGGCCGCGGCGGCCGCGTCCTCACCCAGGGGTGCGGCGAGGCAGACCTCGTCCCCCAGCGCGGCGAGCGTGCGCGCGACGGAGAACCCGACGCCGCCCACGCCCGTGACGATCTCGTGCGGGACCGAACGCACCCGTGTGTACGGGACCGGGAAGCTCTCGACCGGCAGGATCATGTCCTGGCTGGCGATGCCAGCAACGATGGCCTTCATGGAACTGACCCCCTCGGGGTGTACGGCCACGCTGCCGCACACAATGGGTCAGCCTAGCCATGATCATAAGCGGGGCACACCGGTGCCGGTGAACTTTCGGCCAGACCTTCGGCTCAGGTCCCGCCCTGCTGGGCGATGGCGAGCGCCTCGGCGTGCGCGGCTCGAGGGTCGAGGTACCGGCCGCCCCGGACGAGGGGCCGCAGGTCGGGCCCGAGCTCGTAGGCCAGCGGCCGGGCGTTGGGCAGGTTGAGCCGACGGAGCTCCTCCCCGTCGAGGTCGTCGAGGAGCCCGCACAGCGCGCGCAGGGAGTTCCCGTGCGCGACGACGAGGACGTGGCGCCCGGCGCGCAGGTGCTCGCTCAGCGGGCCCCGCCACAGCGGTTCGAGGCGGACGACGACGTCGGCCAGGGACTCGGTGGCCGCGACCGCCTCGGGCGGGAGGCCGGCGAACGGGGGCAGGGTGCGCCACAGCGCGACCGTCTGCGGCGCCAGGGCGGGCGGGCGGCCCTCGAGCGACCGGCGCCAGTGGAGGAACTGCTCGACGCCGTACCGTTCGGCGACCTCCGTCTTGAGGTAGCCCGACAGGGCGCCGTAGCTGCGCTCGTCGAGCCGCCAGTCGCGCACCACGGGGACGTCCCCGCCGAGGGCCTCGGCGACGAGGTCGGCGGTGTGCCACGAGCGGACCAGCTCGGAGGCGAGGATGACGTCGGGCCGCCACCCCAGCGCCGCCAGCCGGGCACCGGCGTCGTGACTCGCCTGCTCGCCCACGGGGGTGAGGGCGACGTCGAGGACGCCCGTGAAGATGCCGAGGGCGTTGCCGACGCTCTCCCCGTGCCGGAGCAGCATGAGCGAACCGGGCGTCGTGGGCACCGTCCTAGCCTGCCAGCCCCGCGGGCCGCCCCTCGCTCAGCGCAGGGGGACGAACCGGTAGGCCCCCTCCGCCCGCGTGCGCACGCCGCCGTCGGGCGCCCGGTCGACGACGAGCATCCGCCCGGCCACCGGGAGGACCATGCGCCCGCCCGGCGCGAGCTGGCCGACGAGCGCGGGCGGCAGCTCCGTCGCCTCGGCCGAGACGAGGATGCGGTCGAACGGCGCGCCGTCGGGCAGCCCCAGGACACCGGGGAGGGCCTCGACGATGCGGGCGCCGGTCACGCCCGCCGCGGCGAGGTTCGCGGCTCCCCTGCGGGCGAGCTCGGGCTCGAGCTCGACGCCGACGACGGAGCCCCCGGGGACGAGCAGGGCCAGCAGCGCCGTCGTCCAGCCCGACCCGGACCCCACGTCGAGCACCCGGTGGCCGGGTCCCGGACCGAGGAGGACGAGCATGCGGGCGACCGTGCTCGGCTGGGAGCACGTGGCGCCGTGCCCGATCGCGAGAGGCACGTCGCGGTGGGCGCGGCCGCGTACCCGTCGCGGCAGGAACGCCCGACGGTCGACGGCGGCCATCGCCTCGGCGACCCGCCCCCCGACGTCGTCCACCCCGCCATGGTCCCGCGCCGTCACCGGGTCGCCAAGACCACAATGGCCGGATGCGGCTGCTCACGGTCGGGCACGGCTCCCTCGACCGCGTCGCCCTGGCATCGCTCCTGGCCGGGGCGGGCGTGGAGCGCGTCATCGACGTCCGGCGCTTCCCGGGGAGCCGGCGCAACGACGACGTGCGACGCGAGGCCCTCGAGCAGTGGCTCCCGGAGACGGGGATCGCCTACGCCTGGCAACCGGCACTCGGAGGCCGGCGCCACCTCAGGCCGGACGGGAGGATCACCGCGCACGTGCCGGCGGCCGGCGCGCGGCCGGACGGGGTCGGGCGCCTCGTCTGGGACGGCGCTGGTGGTGCGGACGACGCGCCAGGACGCACGAAGGCCCCGACACCGTGAGGTGTCGGGGCCTTCGAGAACGAACCTCAGGAGGTTCGAGACTCAGATCAGATGGGGCGAACGTTCTCCGCCTGGGGACCCTTGGGGCCCTGCGTGGTGTCGAACTCCACCTTCTGCGCCTCGTCCAGCGAGCGGTAGCCGCTCGAGGAGATGGCGGAGTAGTGGACGAAGACGTCGGCGCCGCCGTCGTCGGGGGCAATGAAGCCAAAGCCCTTGTCAGCGTTGAACCACTTCACGGTACCTGTGGACATGTGGTACTCCTTCCAGAGCATTCAAACAGCACCCGCCTTTCGGATGCCGCTTGTTACGGTGTTCGTCGTCTGCTCCAAGAAGGCAAAGCGTCCCGGCCGAAACCGGGGGCACACAAGACCGATGAAATCACTGCAACTGTTCCATCACCATAGCCCACCCGCCCCGGGAGCGCGCAAGCCCGAGGCGACGTGACCTGCGTCACAGCTGGCGCGGGGCCTCTCGCTCGAGGACCAGCGTCGTCCCGGGGTCCTCCGGGCCGGAGCGCAGCGTGAGGGTGCCCGCCTCGAGCTGGGCCTCCCACTCCTGGCTGCCGCCGATGGCCTCCTCGTCGACGGACACGACGACCTCATGGATGAGGCGGCCGGTCTCGGCGCTGACGGCGAACGGCCCGGCGTAGGCCAGGTAACGGACAGCCCCGCGCTCGTCCGGGTCGGTGGCGCCCGCGGCGGCCAGCTGGACCGAGACGTACCCGTCGGGCGTGTAGAGGATCGAGCCGGAGGCCCCCTCACCGAGCGGGTGGCTCACCGCTCCGTCCATGCCCGTGCGGGTGTAGGCGACCAGGCGCCACGCGCCCACGAGCTGCTCCCCCAGACCCAGGGGGATCCGTTGGGACCGGTCCCGGACCGGCCGTTCACTACCTGCGGACACGTGGGTTCCTTCCTTCGGCACGCACGACGGCACGGTGGTGCCCCGTGCCGAGTATCGCCTCCCGGTCGCCCCGGTGCAGGCGGACGGCAGGACGCCGGCGGCAGGAAGTGGCCCGTCGGTCGCTAGGGCTTCGCGCGCAGGTCGTCGGGCTCGTCGGAGCCGTCGGCCTCGCGCGCGTCGGCGACCGTGTCGGGGTCCTCCCCGCCCATGCCGAAGCCGGGCGACGGCTCGGGGGCGCCCGCGCCGGCGTCGGCGGCCGGGATCCCCTCGTCGGGGCGGATGTTGGGCTGGAACGGCTGTGCCATGGACATGCGGGCTGTCTACCAGCGGACGCGGACCGCCGCACCCCGGGCGCGGCTCGACCACGGCAGCTCTGGCCCAGGCGCGCAGCGGCCCGGCCCGGCGACTGCCGGGACCGGGCCGCTGGGTGGGGTCAGCGCCCCACGGTGATGATCCCCATGTCGAGGCCGGGGTGGTACCCCGCGTCACCGCTGTAGAGGACGGTGATGACCGTCGTCGAGCGGATCGCCGGGATGGTGAGCACCGCAGTGCCGTTCTCGTCGAGCGTGACGGGGCCGATGCGACGGAAGTTGGCGTACGCCGTCACCGTTCCCGTCGGGACGGGCGCTCCGTCGCTCCCGGACACCGTGACCGTGACCTCGGCGTCCGACCCGCGCGGTACCCGCCAGTCGGCGTCCAGGCTGACGTCCGGCCACGCCTTGGCGATGACCAGCCGGGCCGGGGCGCTCGTCGAGCCGGCGACGTCGGCGCTGCCGGCGTAGACCGCGACGAGGTCGTGCCGCCCCACCGGGAGGTTCTGCGGCAGCGCGATGGTCGCCGTGCCCACGAGCCCGTCGACGACGAGCGTCCCGGTGGCGACGACCTGCCCGCCGACCCGGATCTCCACGGACCCGCTCGGGGCCGCCGAGGCGCCGGTGACCACCACGGTGGCGGTGACCGGCTCCCCGAACGCCACCCGGTCGTCGGACAGGGTGAGCGTCGTGGTCGAGGCGGACTGCCCGACCACCACCGTCACCGGGGCGGAGGTCGAGGGCCCGAACGCGGCCGTGGCGGGGGTGAACCGTGCCGTCAGCGTGTGGCTGCCGGCGCTGAGCGTCGCGGTGATGCTCGCCGTGCCGCCGGTCACCGGGGCCGAGCCCAGCTCCGTCGCGCCGTCGAAGAACGTCACCGTGCCGGTCGCCTCCGGCGGTGCGACCGTCGCGGTGAGCGTGAGCTCCTCCCCGGCGGTGCGGTCACCCGAGACCGCGAGGGTCGTCGTGGTCGCGACGACCTGCGGCTCCTCCACGACGACGTCGACGACCTGGGCGCGGGAGCCCGGGGTGGCGTTGTGCGTGTGCAGGACGAGCAGCGGCGGGGGGTCCTCGCCCAGGTCGGCCGCGCGGTGCACCTCGAGCTCCGTGCCGTCGTCGGCGACGAAGAGCAGCGAGTTCGGTGCCCCGCCGTCGAACCAGTAGTCCGGCGCGTACGGGTCGGCCGTGAACTCCTCCGTGGTGTCGATGATGTCCGTGCCGCTCGGGGCGTAGCCCGAGAACGTCCACACCTGGAACGTCGGCACCGTCTCGGGGTCGAAGAGGTCCACGCTGATCGGGGCGACGAGGACGTTGTTGTCGAACACCGTGGTGTCGACGTTGCCGAACTGGGTGTTGATCGGCAGGACCTCGACGGTCTCCTCGGTGGCGAGGTCGGTCGTCACGGCGACCGTGACGTCGTCGTCGGCCGAGAGCTTCTGGATCGTCGTCTGCAGGTCGACGTCCCCGTCGCTGTCCACGTCGGTGTCGATGACCGGGATGACGTTCGTGCCCAGGGTGGGCCACTCCCCCTGCATCGCGATGCCGATGCCGACGACGCCGAGGAGGGGGTCGCTGCCCGCGTCGGCGAGCTGGGGGGCGGTCGACGCGAAGCCGACGTAGCGCACGTCACCCGCGGCGACCGACGACGGCGACGTGGCGACGTCGGACTCCTCGAGCTGCGGGCTCTCCGCGACGAGTGCCATCGGCGCGGCGAACGAGACCCACCCGAGGGAGTCGTCGGTGTGCCCGGAGTCGACGCCGCGGCCGGTGAGCACGAGCGGCGCCGTGAGGTCCGCAGGGCCGTCGAACGTCACCGGCTCCTCCGCCT
The sequence above is a segment of the Georgenia faecalis genome. Coding sequences within it:
- a CDS encoding methionine ABC transporter ATP-binding protein, with translation MITLSGLRKVYPARGGEVVALDGIDLHVERGRIHGIVGESGAGKSTLIRCLTALERPTSGSVVIDGADLAALGERALRAQRRRIGMVFQHVNLLEARTAAENVAYPLRVAKVPRARQAERVRELLELVGLTHRADAYPAQLSGGQKQRVGIARALAADPAVLLCDEPTSALDADTTRQILGLIRDVRDRLGLTVLIITHEMSVVREVCDSVTLLEHGRIAEHGAVADVVADPRSRLARALVPLPPAGPEAGTVDVELSFGAGHGTASVLATVAGLGADVDVSAGTIETLAGDRVGRLRLTVPAARRAEVLGTLHGAGLHAEVA
- a CDS encoding CPBP family intramembrane glutamic endopeptidase — translated: MAAEGAARRRLSAEVWIVLGLSVGQSAVYALVQIYARLTAETPLGAQSTALNPSRSPRPYLDLTYQLLNIGFSLVPVLLVLFLLSEPGRRATARIGLDRTRPVRDLGAGLALAALIGLPGLALYAAGRALGITVEIQAAALDSTWWAVPVLILAALRNGLLEEVIAVGYLIERLEQLGWRPAAVVAASALLRGAYHLYQGIGPFFGNVAMGVVFALYYLRRRRTMPLVVAHTLIDVVAFVGYTLLPEAWLEALRLT
- a CDS encoding lysylphosphatidylglycerol synthase transmembrane domain-containing protein, which translates into the protein MTAPAQEEGRQSPRGARTPRRGVLLVDVPETRVRRPGDLVELILSGVGIGMVLLLAVYAHGTALGVTEDVQSAAGLVLRELLLLPVTVLEGLVTFFLPPVIIVLQLVKRRWRVVLEAVLAAVVAALVATLAIWLLNTFDPRALTVGLTITVGGDRVIALNPYSAALAAFFTALGTRSQRPSLRWSWNLLWVVLGLAVIRGQLTLPGAVVTVLLGRAVGLGARYAVGVLSDRANGIGLVRGLRRAGLDPVRVVRLDPARPGAEPRAWTVTTSAPIGYTERAEPLTEETVDGAREAVPGRPPDTIDLDPTTDAAAAVAAAAPRSGVTLDPVGAHRVYSAWDVEGTRWYVAVLDGHRQVVGYLASLWTALRMRGLDHRRSATLRDAADRAALLTYAVCDAGVRTPLLAGIAVAQDSVLMTSRHVPRARRLPELTPEEIDDALLDELWSQLRRAHSRGVAHRDLTANAILVDDDRQVWLLDWEHGEIASSELSRRLDLAQLLTLLAVQIGPERALASAARNLETDELAAIAPLLQPVVLPAQTRSSTVNHRELLNALRAELVDLVPTATVEPVRLERFSVRTVVMVTIAVIAIWVLLGTLNFEQVAEAARDANPVWLVVAFGLGLSTYVGAAMTLLAFSPERLGVWRTTLVQVAASVISLVAPAGVGPAALNIRFLTRRKVETPIAVATVALVQVTQFVTTILLLVTVALVTGSAGTLSFPTDGVGIAAGAVILLAGVTMLVAPLRTWIWRKIGPTLSQVWPRVLWVVGNPRRLAIGIAGNIVMTVGFIAAFGASLAAFGYTLSLTSLSITYLTSNAVGAAVPSPGGIGPVEAALTAGLSVAGIPAGVAFSAALVFRVLTFWIRVPIGWVALRHLQRRGDL
- a CDS encoding DUF2079 domain-containing protein is translated as MSTANEATPAAVRRAAPAPGAGRRFPAARQRAGRRFPTPRHPEAWVLAGVTAAVYWLIAVIQWRRFESPSWDLGIFTQLAKAYADLGAPIVPIKGEGFNLLGDHFHPVLVLLGPVYRLFPSGLTLLVVQALLIAVSVVPLTRVAVDRLGRRAGVAVGVAYAFSFGIQGAVGAQFHEIAFALPLLALALEAFLRGRWTVCALWAAPLVLVKEDLGLTVAVLGFVLVLRGARREGLALAVWGVVWFLLAVQVILPALNPRGQWDYTDRLTLGDVAGDPLGTIAAVFTPGQKIVTALMLVGVAGVVGLRSPLMLVMVPTLAWRFVGNVHFYWGWTWHYNAVLMPVAIAALLDALGPRAADDDAPATPTSGDGTPAPGPPRDPPADGSVPAAPHDDGARASAQASRGPGRGRAAAAIAVSLLVSLLATPDLVLGRLVEAESYRPAERAEAAQGALDAVPEDVTVASDIALLAYLVPTTTTYWSGNGDNPATEYVVVDQLNSTWGGNAPRDAATYAEGKHPGTDYELVYDEGGYQVARLVSGP